DNA from Malus sylvestris chromosome 11, drMalSylv7.2, whole genome shotgun sequence:
aaaactctTAGATTTCACTTTCACTTAATCATAGGCATCCACTCATCCGTAACAAATGGAGAAATAAGCATAAATCACCTTGAGACAACACAGAGTCCACTGTCTAAATAGATCTTAATATGTTAATTCCCTATAATAATTGGGATTACTAATATAGTGTCaagaaatacaacaacaacaacaacaacaacaaagccttttcccactaagtggggtcggctataatATAGTGTCAAGAAATGATTGGAAATAAAAATATGGGTAAACCTGTGACAGAAGACAGACTTACAATAATTCAGCCTTCAATCCTAAGGTCATTTGAATCGAAGAGTTGAATCTTAATGCAAGTTTTCTGCAATCTTCcagaaatacaaataaaaagttaaaatccAAGACTAAAAATTAACTGATATCCCAACTTTTTAACAAATTGTGatgaaaaaatcaacaaaatagaatgaaaaacaTGACTTACACATTTAAGGCATAGTTCAATCTTGATCTAAAGTTGATGGTGAGTTGATTGGTGGTCACCAACTCTAAATGAGAATTCATCAGAACCTAGAAATTTAAACACAGAATTTTATAAAATCAATATTTACTAAAAcccaattattttatttatcataTATGATGGGTTGCTAAagactaaataaaaaaatgcgcATGGAGAGTCAAAACTCTGTCAAAAATCCATCTTCAAAGTACTATTAAATGCCAGCATTTACCGAATTTTAAGAAATTGaattgttaaaacttaaatacCATGATCAATTCACCTTCCTTAATCTTTTCTAAAGTTTCCTCGCACTCTTCTTTAACCGctgcacaaaaaaaataaaaaataacacgTATTACTTCTTAAATACTAAAGTTGAAGATcttaaattcataaattatcCAAGACTTAATAAGCTCGTCAAAATAAGCATCCATCCAAACAATAGCACTCAAATTAAGTTCCTCTGTTTCCCAACATTTTCTCAACAACCAAGCATAGGAAAGTTGTGTTAAACTAAACAGGTAGTAGTTGTGAGTTGGGTTTCACCTTTTTAAATTCATAATATTTTTAACATGCATGCCCATCATTATTTCTTTAATTTGCTTTCGAAATGGGGTAAGATCATATTGGTTTAAAACTACTGTTAACATGTTATCATTCAGCCCATCCACAACTTTCAAAAGATGGTAAAGGTAGCCAAGAATTAATCAATAGCAGGTAAACACGCCAACTGTGTCATTCAAATTTTATCCTCTCCATTACTTTCcagccaaaagaagaaaaaaaaaataggaaactACACAACATTTGATAACAGAAACAGAGATCACTTCCAGAATCTGTTGGGATAAAAATGGCATCACATTGCCGGTTAAAACACAACTGTTTGTGGCTACCAATACAATATGTGGAAATATATATACCAGCCCAAGCATCTCTACAGTATATAAGCACATAACTAACATTTTTCTCTGACTTGACCATATGTTTTTCAAAAATGATGCTCCAAATCACTAAGCAAAATAATTTCTCCGACACAATTTGCACCCACACCAAACAACAATCCAATACTTTATCTTTGTACAATTGTCTCACAATCACATAATTGTTAATTCACAGCACGAACCAATCGATGTTACTGGTACAAAATATAATCACCTACACCTAATCATCTTATATTAAGAAGACATCATACAATAACAATGAATGTTTTACACTGTGCAAGTGAAGCAGCTTTCATTTGCCAATTTCTCAAGCGATAATGCAAGCTCCATTGctggataaaaaaaataaggactGAGAAGACATCAAATCCAATGCAGACAGCAGATAAAATTGAACCCAAAAGGCAAAATCCTTATCTAACAAATAGATACATATAAAGAGTCGTTTGGGATATAGATATGGGTGTACATGGAAAAATAGAGACACACTGAGTCGGAGAGAGTAAAGAGAGATAGTGGAATTTCGGAGGAATACTGGACAACGACGAACTGCGCAGCCATAGCTGTTGGTGGCAGTGATTCCGCTGCgagaaaaagtttgaaaaaaagtATTCAATAAATCTTACAGAActataataattcaatcatgaGCTTTGAATCATTGGCATTTCAATTATAAGGATtcataatttcaattttaagaTAGTATTAACTGTTTACAAAATTAGAAGCAGCTGATGGCATAGCATACCGGCTTCAAGTATGCTAAAGTTAGACATAATATTCGGTATGTAGAGGTGTTTTCTTTTCTGAACTTTCCTTCAACATATCACAACTGGTTTCCACAAATTTTGAAAACAGAAGCTGTTAGTATGGATGTCTGTTAAATTTAATCCCGTAACAGTAGGACGTATAAGAAAACAAAGTGCAAATCAAATTAAGTGCATTTCACTTTCATGTATTTTTTATTGCAtctaatgatgtgatttataAATTGTAGGAAGTAGTTATCAAGCTAAGTGAACAATTGAGTCATTTGAAAAGTTTGGTAAGTGTCTTATGCCCTGGTTTATGTTCAAGCCTGGGTTCTTTAGTTAGCCTATAGTGACTATATTTCTATTTATATATTTGGGTGTGGTGGTACTGTTGGCGCCATAGCTTTGAATCCCAAGATTTTTCAACTATGGCACTTAGATTTAATCTGATGATCAATTATGACACATTTAAAAGTTTAGATGTCTTTGATATAATGTTCTTCAGatgttaaagaaaaacaacaaccTAATGACCAATTAGGGGAGCAAAATTTCTgtgattatttttattttataacataCATAGTTTTTTATAAGCATTCTTGTAAGGCCGATTACATTTGTAAGTATAACTGAACCTCAAATTGTCGGTCATGAAGAAACTGAAGTTCAAGAATCAAAATCTAAAAGAATCTACAAAACTGGAGACTCTAACTGTCCTACTATAGATCAATGGCTGAAAACACAGGACAAAACTTTGCGCTAAACTTTTCTCTGTTGTGTTTACTAATTTCGTTCAAATTCAAATCACACAA
Protein-coding regions in this window:
- the LOC126590773 gene encoding uncharacterized protein LOC126590773 isoform X1, which encodes MDAGKLARESTQIVSRILVKALKAMLSPDFSLCLCLIPERVGFGKLSLVATLAAQLAASVVQAGTKEITTKRNHCHQQLWLRSSSLSSIPPKFHYLSLLSPTQCVSIFPSVKEECEETLEKIKEGSDEFSFRVGDHQSTHHQL